The following proteins are encoded in a genomic region of Sparus aurata chromosome 11, fSpaAur1.1, whole genome shotgun sequence:
- the rnf220b gene encoding E3 ubiquitin-protein ligase RNF220 isoform X2 has protein sequence MDLHRPFKMDSPSYLPAPLASPALMVLASTAEAGRDASVPCQAPRPFGVPTSVEKELHLPFPSASYTFTSMYQRQGPMSGTFPSRDFPASLLHLHPQFTPPNLDCSTLSMLNHSGVGAFRPFSSPQEERESGVYQSAFTPAKRLKSCFPELEGKEFDFGSPGGSLKAGEDSGRKLFSMSGLLSDGEASSSPEERKEHSKVKGLYDAQAPMCPVCQAILRPGELQDHMEQEMSKLAQLQISATPAQHDRLIRTPKSLSLHLHIKREGSSPTSPPRPSEEAHSDRYQTFLRVRANRHTRLNVDDLCWCRCYVKSAPLRPHSAGAHLDCTQAVRVGKLKRRKPEDGQEGSSDLVPLEDEWNERRRIQMTSLVGGFKGAVLVSTSSKECRDSDADLDVDGDDTLEYGRAQYTETDVIPCSGERSKETTVNSSGSSTLPDSRVNLEFSKWSNAGSPSTSSGEKVDGNIVGLPKTCKNTEIETLSEDSTLTTLDALKARIRDLEKQLSKGDRFKCLICMDTYTTPLTSIQCWHVHCEECWLRTLGAKKLCPQCNTITSPGDLRRVFL, from the exons ATGGACCTCCACCGCCCCTTCAAGATGGACAGCCCCTCCTACCTGCCAGCTCCACTGGCCTCCCCCGCCCTAATGGTCCTCGCCTCCACTGCCGAGGCCGGCCGAGACGCCTCCGTCCCCTGCCAGGCTCCCAGGCCCTTCGGCGTCCCCACCTCGGTTGAGAAAGAACTCCACCTCCCCTTCCCCTCGGCTTCTTACACCTTCACCTCCATGTATCAGCGGCAGGGCCCCATGTCTGGCACCTTCCCCTCCCGAGACTTCCCGGCCTCCCTGCTCCACCTGCACCCCCAGTTCACCCCGCCGAACCTGGACTGCTCCACCCTGAGCATGCTCAACCACAGCGGGGTGGGCGCCTTCCGACCTTTCTCCTCCccgcaggaggagagggagtcGGGGGTTTACCAGTCGGCTTTCACCCCTGCCAAGAGGCTGAAAAGCTGCTTCCCGGAGTTGGAGGGGAAGGAGTTTGACTTCGGCTCCCCGGGGGGCTCCCTCAAAGCTGGGGAGGACTCTGGGAGGAAGCTGTTCTCCATGTCGGGCCTGCTGTCTGATGGAGAGGCTTCATCGAGCCCTGAGGAGCGCAAAGAGCACA GCAAAGTGAAGGGTCTGTATGACGCTCAGGCCCCCATGTGTCCCGTCTGCCAGGCTATTCTACGACCAGGAGAGCTGCAGGACCACATGGAGCAGGAGATGTCCAAACTCGCCCAGCTACAGATCAG TGCCACTCCAGCGCAGCACGACCGCCTCATCAGGACGCCGAAG tctctctctctccatcttcacATCAAGCGTGAAGGCAGTTCTCCCACCTCGCCCCCTCGACCGTCGGAGGAGGCCCACTCCGACCGATACCAG ACGTTCCTGCGCGTGCGGGCCAACAGACACACCAGACTTAACG TCGATGACCTCTGCTGGTGCAGGTGCTACGTCAAATCTGCCCCATTACGCCCCCACAGCGCAGGAGCCCACCTAGACTGCACACAAGCTG TCAGGGTCGGgaagctgaagaggaggaaaccAGAAGACGGACAG gagGGTTCGTCAGATCTGGTGCCGTTGGAGGACGAGTGGAATGAGAGGAGAAGGATACAGATGACGTCTTTGGTCGGAGGGTTTAAAG GTGCAGTCCTGGTGAGCACGAGCTCTAAGGAGTGTCGAGACAGCGATGCTGACCTGGACGTGGATGGAGATGATACTCTGGAGTACGGACGAGCGCA atacacagagacagaTGTGATCCCCTGTTCTGGAGAAAGATCCAAGGAGACAACAGTAAA cagcagtggcagcagcacatTGCCCGACTCCAGAGTGAATCTAGAGTTTTCCAAATGGTCAAACGCTG GGAGTCCGTCTACCAGCAGCGGAGAGAAAGTGGACGGCAACATAGTGGGTCTCCCCAAAACCTGCAAAAACACTGAGATAGAAAC gctctCAGAGGACTCCACACTGACAACTCTGGATGCACTTAAAGCTCGGATACGGGATTTGGAGAAACAGTTGTCTAAAGGAGACAGATTTAAATGCCTCATCTGCATG gacaCGTACACAACCCCTCTCACCTCCATCCAGTGCTGGCATGTTCACTGTGAGGAGTGTTGGCTTCGAACGCTG ggAGCaaagaagttgtgtccacagtGTAACACCATCACCTCACCTGGAGACCTGAGGCGGGTCTTCCTGTGA
- the rnf220b gene encoding E3 ubiquitin-protein ligase RNF220 isoform X1 → MDLHRPFKMDSPSYLPAPLASPALMVLASTAEAGRDASVPCQAPRPFGVPTSVEKELHLPFPSASYTFTSMYQRQGPMSGTFPSRDFPASLLHLHPQFTPPNLDCSTLSMLNHSGVGAFRPFSSPQEERESGVYQSAFTPAKRLKSCFPELEGKEFDFGSPGGSLKAGEDSGRKLFSMSGLLSDGEASSSPEERKEHSKVKGLYDAQAPMCPVCQAILRPGELQDHMEQEMSKLAQLQISATPAQHDRLIRTPKSLSLHLHIKREGSSPTSPPRPSEEAHSDRYQTFLRVRANRHTRLNVDDLCWCRCYVKSAPLRPHSAGAHLDCTQAVRVGKLKRRKPEDGQEGSSDLVPLEDEWNERRRIQMTSLVGGFKGAVLVSTSSKECRDSDADLDVDGDDTLEYGRAQYTETDVIPCSGERSKETTVNSSSGSSTLPDSRVNLEFSKWSNAGSPSTSSGEKVDGNIVGLPKTCKNTEIETLSEDSTLTTLDALKARIRDLEKQLSKGDRFKCLICMDTYTTPLTSIQCWHVHCEECWLRTLGAKKLCPQCNTITSPGDLRRVFL, encoded by the exons ATGGACCTCCACCGCCCCTTCAAGATGGACAGCCCCTCCTACCTGCCAGCTCCACTGGCCTCCCCCGCCCTAATGGTCCTCGCCTCCACTGCCGAGGCCGGCCGAGACGCCTCCGTCCCCTGCCAGGCTCCCAGGCCCTTCGGCGTCCCCACCTCGGTTGAGAAAGAACTCCACCTCCCCTTCCCCTCGGCTTCTTACACCTTCACCTCCATGTATCAGCGGCAGGGCCCCATGTCTGGCACCTTCCCCTCCCGAGACTTCCCGGCCTCCCTGCTCCACCTGCACCCCCAGTTCACCCCGCCGAACCTGGACTGCTCCACCCTGAGCATGCTCAACCACAGCGGGGTGGGCGCCTTCCGACCTTTCTCCTCCccgcaggaggagagggagtcGGGGGTTTACCAGTCGGCTTTCACCCCTGCCAAGAGGCTGAAAAGCTGCTTCCCGGAGTTGGAGGGGAAGGAGTTTGACTTCGGCTCCCCGGGGGGCTCCCTCAAAGCTGGGGAGGACTCTGGGAGGAAGCTGTTCTCCATGTCGGGCCTGCTGTCTGATGGAGAGGCTTCATCGAGCCCTGAGGAGCGCAAAGAGCACA GCAAAGTGAAGGGTCTGTATGACGCTCAGGCCCCCATGTGTCCCGTCTGCCAGGCTATTCTACGACCAGGAGAGCTGCAGGACCACATGGAGCAGGAGATGTCCAAACTCGCCCAGCTACAGATCAG TGCCACTCCAGCGCAGCACGACCGCCTCATCAGGACGCCGAAG tctctctctctccatcttcacATCAAGCGTGAAGGCAGTTCTCCCACCTCGCCCCCTCGACCGTCGGAGGAGGCCCACTCCGACCGATACCAG ACGTTCCTGCGCGTGCGGGCCAACAGACACACCAGACTTAACG TCGATGACCTCTGCTGGTGCAGGTGCTACGTCAAATCTGCCCCATTACGCCCCCACAGCGCAGGAGCCCACCTAGACTGCACACAAGCTG TCAGGGTCGGgaagctgaagaggaggaaaccAGAAGACGGACAG gagGGTTCGTCAGATCTGGTGCCGTTGGAGGACGAGTGGAATGAGAGGAGAAGGATACAGATGACGTCTTTGGTCGGAGGGTTTAAAG GTGCAGTCCTGGTGAGCACGAGCTCTAAGGAGTGTCGAGACAGCGATGCTGACCTGGACGTGGATGGAGATGATACTCTGGAGTACGGACGAGCGCA atacacagagacagaTGTGATCCCCTGTTCTGGAGAAAGATCCAAGGAGACAACAGTAAA cagcagcagtggcagcagcacatTGCCCGACTCCAGAGTGAATCTAGAGTTTTCCAAATGGTCAAACGCTG GGAGTCCGTCTACCAGCAGCGGAGAGAAAGTGGACGGCAACATAGTGGGTCTCCCCAAAACCTGCAAAAACACTGAGATAGAAAC gctctCAGAGGACTCCACACTGACAACTCTGGATGCACTTAAAGCTCGGATACGGGATTTGGAGAAACAGTTGTCTAAAGGAGACAGATTTAAATGCCTCATCTGCATG gacaCGTACACAACCCCTCTCACCTCCATCCAGTGCTGGCATGTTCACTGTGAGGAGTGTTGGCTTCGAACGCTG ggAGCaaagaagttgtgtccacagtGTAACACCATCACCTCACCTGGAGACCTGAGGCGGGTCTTCCTGTGA
- the rnf220b gene encoding E3 ubiquitin-protein ligase RNF220 isoform X3, giving the protein MDLHRPFKMDSPSYLPAPLASPALMVLASTAEAGRDASVPCQAPRPFGVPTSVEKELHLPFPSASYTFTSMYQRQGPMSGTFPSRDFPASLLHLHPQFTPPNLDCSTLSMLNHSGVGAFRPFSSPQEERESGVYQSAFTPAKRLKSCFPELEGKEFDFGSPGGSLKAGEDSGRKLFSMSGLLSDGEASSSPEERKEHSKVKGLYDAQAPMCPVCQAILRPGELQDHMEQEMSKLAQLQISATPAQHDRLIRTPKSLSLHLHIKREGSSPTSPPRPSEEAHSDRYQTFLRVRANRHTRLNVRVGKLKRRKPEDGQEGSSDLVPLEDEWNERRRIQMTSLVGGFKGAVLVSTSSKECRDSDADLDVDGDDTLEYGRAQYTETDVIPCSGERSKETTVNSSSGSSTLPDSRVNLEFSKWSNAGSPSTSSGEKVDGNIVGLPKTCKNTEIETLSEDSTLTTLDALKARIRDLEKQLSKGDRFKCLICMDTYTTPLTSIQCWHVHCEECWLRTLGAKKLCPQCNTITSPGDLRRVFL; this is encoded by the exons ATGGACCTCCACCGCCCCTTCAAGATGGACAGCCCCTCCTACCTGCCAGCTCCACTGGCCTCCCCCGCCCTAATGGTCCTCGCCTCCACTGCCGAGGCCGGCCGAGACGCCTCCGTCCCCTGCCAGGCTCCCAGGCCCTTCGGCGTCCCCACCTCGGTTGAGAAAGAACTCCACCTCCCCTTCCCCTCGGCTTCTTACACCTTCACCTCCATGTATCAGCGGCAGGGCCCCATGTCTGGCACCTTCCCCTCCCGAGACTTCCCGGCCTCCCTGCTCCACCTGCACCCCCAGTTCACCCCGCCGAACCTGGACTGCTCCACCCTGAGCATGCTCAACCACAGCGGGGTGGGCGCCTTCCGACCTTTCTCCTCCccgcaggaggagagggagtcGGGGGTTTACCAGTCGGCTTTCACCCCTGCCAAGAGGCTGAAAAGCTGCTTCCCGGAGTTGGAGGGGAAGGAGTTTGACTTCGGCTCCCCGGGGGGCTCCCTCAAAGCTGGGGAGGACTCTGGGAGGAAGCTGTTCTCCATGTCGGGCCTGCTGTCTGATGGAGAGGCTTCATCGAGCCCTGAGGAGCGCAAAGAGCACA GCAAAGTGAAGGGTCTGTATGACGCTCAGGCCCCCATGTGTCCCGTCTGCCAGGCTATTCTACGACCAGGAGAGCTGCAGGACCACATGGAGCAGGAGATGTCCAAACTCGCCCAGCTACAGATCAG TGCCACTCCAGCGCAGCACGACCGCCTCATCAGGACGCCGAAG tctctctctctccatcttcacATCAAGCGTGAAGGCAGTTCTCCCACCTCGCCCCCTCGACCGTCGGAGGAGGCCCACTCCGACCGATACCAG ACGTTCCTGCGCGTGCGGGCCAACAGACACACCAGACTTAACG TCAGGGTCGGgaagctgaagaggaggaaaccAGAAGACGGACAG gagGGTTCGTCAGATCTGGTGCCGTTGGAGGACGAGTGGAATGAGAGGAGAAGGATACAGATGACGTCTTTGGTCGGAGGGTTTAAAG GTGCAGTCCTGGTGAGCACGAGCTCTAAGGAGTGTCGAGACAGCGATGCTGACCTGGACGTGGATGGAGATGATACTCTGGAGTACGGACGAGCGCA atacacagagacagaTGTGATCCCCTGTTCTGGAGAAAGATCCAAGGAGACAACAGTAAA cagcagcagtggcagcagcacatTGCCCGACTCCAGAGTGAATCTAGAGTTTTCCAAATGGTCAAACGCTG GGAGTCCGTCTACCAGCAGCGGAGAGAAAGTGGACGGCAACATAGTGGGTCTCCCCAAAACCTGCAAAAACACTGAGATAGAAAC gctctCAGAGGACTCCACACTGACAACTCTGGATGCACTTAAAGCTCGGATACGGGATTTGGAGAAACAGTTGTCTAAAGGAGACAGATTTAAATGCCTCATCTGCATG gacaCGTACACAACCCCTCTCACCTCCATCCAGTGCTGGCATGTTCACTGTGAGGAGTGTTGGCTTCGAACGCTG ggAGCaaagaagttgtgtccacagtGTAACACCATCACCTCACCTGGAGACCTGAGGCGGGTCTTCCTGTGA